In one Nicotiana sylvestris chromosome 8, ASM39365v2, whole genome shotgun sequence genomic region, the following are encoded:
- the LOC138875169 gene encoding uncharacterized protein, protein MRFGKKGKLSLRFVGPYRIQSKNSNVAYELDFPAILVSIHPVFHMSMLRQCLPDISKSIPVDEVEVNIPIKFLDSQVQRLRNKDVVSIKVLWRNHDFEEATLEAEEDMKKRYPHMFKGSGI, encoded by the coding sequence ATGAGATTCGGGAAAAAAGGGAAGCTAAGTCTTAGATTTGTTGGCCCCTATAGAATCCAGAGCAAGAACAGTAATGTGGCCTATGAGTTAGACTTTCCAGCAATATTAGTTTCTATTCATCCAGTTTTCCACATGTCAATGTTGAGGCAATGCCTTCCGGACATATCCAAATCAATTCctgtggatgaagtggaggtcaaCATTCCCATTAAATTTCTTGACAGTCAAGTTCAGAGATTGAGGAACAAAGATGTGGTGTCAATTAAAGTCTTGTGGCGTAATCATGATTTTGAAGAGGCTACATTGGAAGCTGAGGAAGATATGAAGAAAAGATACCCTCATATGTTCAAAGGAAGTggcatttaa